The following coding sequences are from one Salinicoccus sp. Bachu38 window:
- a CDS encoding glycosyltransferase family 4 protein — MKILLITQNFYPEIGSGANRFKNLYVQLSKNHEVTVLTTHPTYPNAKMYQDDKYWNEPLINESSDILRLNMRSSKQGKTMASRMLYYLELSYKVRTYIRKYQHEYDAVYVTTPNIFLPWATFFFQKKVKSTRRILEVRDLWPDSVRDIEKINIDKFYPTLKFMEKMMYRKADKIVINNEGFRAHIARMAPLKTQIFIPNAFTEDEVGFRQPPEDFKVIYTGNIGFAQSYEQLIEVAHMLEDRQIIFNVIGYGVNAHKFNHYIKKHNFKYVHTHEEKSRSECLDMIRHHSVQLSLLKESDVFLNVLPGKIIDGIGCGIPVVTNLGGYTNSMINNYKVGFAKEKATAEEIIEAIENIKDNDKLEASYRENSRVLLDEKFLWENNIEKLEKFLQS; from the coding sequence ATGAAAATTCTACTCATTACACAGAATTTCTATCCTGAGATCGGTTCAGGTGCGAATAGATTTAAAAATTTATATGTGCAGCTTTCGAAGAATCATGAAGTGACAGTGCTTACAACCCATCCGACATATCCAAATGCCAAGATGTATCAGGATGACAAGTATTGGAACGAACCTCTGATCAACGAATCAAGTGATATACTGCGCCTCAATATGCGCAGCAGTAAGCAGGGCAAAACGATGGCTTCACGTATGCTATACTATTTGGAATTGTCCTACAAAGTGCGCACCTACATAAGAAAGTACCAGCATGAATACGACGCAGTTTATGTGACGACGCCGAATATCTTCCTTCCATGGGCGACGTTCTTCTTTCAGAAGAAGGTAAAATCAACCAGACGGATTCTTGAAGTGCGGGATTTATGGCCGGATAGTGTTCGGGATATCGAGAAGATCAACATTGATAAATTCTATCCCACGCTCAAGTTCATGGAGAAGATGATGTACCGTAAGGCGGATAAGATCGTCATCAACAATGAGGGCTTCCGGGCCCACATTGCCAGGATGGCACCGCTCAAGACCCAGATTTTCATCCCGAATGCCTTCACGGAGGACGAAGTAGGCTTCAGGCAGCCGCCGGAAGACTTCAAAGTCATCTATACGGGGAACATTGGGTTCGCCCAGAGCTATGAACAATTAATTGAAGTGGCCCATATGCTGGAGGATAGACAGATTATATTCAACGTCATCGGGTATGGGGTGAATGCACACAAATTCAACCACTATATCAAAAAGCATAATTTCAAGTACGTGCATACCCACGAAGAGAAGAGTCGGTCGGAATGTCTGGATATGATCCGGCACCACAGCGTCCAGCTCTCATTGCTTAAAGAGAGTGATGTGTTCCTGAATGTGCTTCCAGGAAAGATCATCGATGGCATCGGGTGCGGCATTCCGGTGGTGACGAACCTTGGCGGCTACACCAACAGCATGATCAACAACTACAAGGTAGGGTTTGCAAAAGAAAAGGCAACGGCTGAAGAAATCATCGAAGCGATTGAAAACATCAAGGATAATGATAAGCTTGAAGCCTCATACCGTGAGAACTCCAGGGTACTATTGGACGAGAAGTTCCTGTGGGAAAACAATATAGAGAAGCTTGAGAAGTTTCTGCAAAGCTAG
- a CDS encoding ABC transporter ATP-binding protein, whose protein sequence is MTYKVKVENVSKVYELNRSRIDKLKSLFSFGAFKKSKPFYALRNINFEVESGDSVGIIGLNGSGKTTMSDLLGEVSEPTTGNIYINGKSRLIAISAGLNSELTGHENIRMKCLMHGMSEQEIDGLYDDIVEFSELGDFISQPIKSYSSGMKSRLGFAIAIHTDPDVLIVDEALSVGDETFSNKCIVRMKDFQKQGKTIFFVSHSAKQVSKMCNKAIWLHYGEMKAFGNVVPVANKYAQFIEKYKKMSKEDQKEYKANMIAEQQKKGEEEVEIKEEKAPFYSYLFPAALFLGFVTMIIEQIGLYSVTEVIKSTLNF, encoded by the coding sequence ATGACTTACAAAGTGAAAGTGGAAAATGTTTCGAAGGTTTATGAACTTAACAGAAGCCGTATAGACAAACTGAAGAGCCTTTTCTCCTTTGGTGCATTTAAAAAGTCTAAGCCATTCTATGCTTTGAGGAATATTAATTTTGAAGTGGAGTCGGGTGATTCTGTAGGCATCATCGGATTAAACGGATCAGGGAAGACGACCATGTCCGATCTGTTAGGGGAAGTCAGTGAACCCACGACGGGAAACATCTACATCAATGGTAAAAGCCGGCTGATTGCAATCAGTGCAGGCCTTAACTCTGAGTTGACCGGCCACGAGAATATTCGGATGAAATGTCTGATGCATGGAATGAGTGAACAGGAAATCGATGGATTGTATGACGATATAGTAGAATTCAGTGAACTCGGCGACTTTATATCACAACCGATAAAAAGCTATTCGAGCGGGATGAAATCCAGACTCGGTTTTGCCATAGCAATCCATACTGATCCGGACGTACTGATAGTTGATGAAGCACTCTCAGTGGGGGATGAAACCTTTTCGAACAAATGTATAGTCCGCATGAAAGATTTTCAAAAACAGGGTAAAACCATCTTCTTTGTCAGCCACTCGGCAAAGCAAGTTTCAAAAATGTGCAACAAAGCTATATGGCTCCATTATGGAGAAATGAAAGCTTTTGGTAATGTGGTCCCTGTAGCAAATAAGTATGCTCAATTCATAGAAAAGTATAAGAAGATGTCAAAAGAAGATCAGAAGGAATATAAAGCGAACATGATCGCCGAACAGCAGAAAAAGGGCGAGGAAGAAGTGGAAATCAAAGAAGAGAAAGCACCATTTTACAGTTATCTATTTCCGGCAGCGCTCTTCCTTGGTTTTGTAACAATGATAATTGAACAAATTGGCCTCTATTCAGTTACAGAGGTGATAAAAAGCACCCTAAATTTCTAG
- a CDS encoding ATP-grasp domain-containing protein translates to MRENQVEYIIESVSDLERNRYKYNVELDSFNLAVRTLEDMGKDYEFLKEGKNPQIAIYNNGRLAAPFKRHRYPSNADVARKICDNKISTENFLKANNIMTTNSKVFNASEFSEARNYAYGSQNAIVIKPLNLSGGKGVSIDVKKEDFEYAWNYAVKAQQDSDIENPKVIIQDMVDGFEIRFTVIEGLFFSATLRMPAYVVGDGKSSVDRLIDQKNKIRKRSGYFKKMLIRKNEHLDHLLSSKGFALDSVLDEGEPLLLHRVSNTHFGGETFNITHLVSKELKEQAENAIAAIPGLHTAGLDMMIRSFEDTQGTVIETNFRPAFQFLYYPYKGAPVDPLKYHFEIFFLEDSMKQGELNINDLTPTNQRLLKARYSFLYKKQQYITKAIQTMNLF, encoded by the coding sequence ATGAGAGAAAATCAAGTGGAATATATCATTGAGTCAGTGTCAGATCTGGAACGAAATAGATACAAATATAATGTCGAACTTGACTCATTCAATTTGGCAGTCAGAACCTTGGAGGATATGGGAAAGGACTACGAGTTCTTAAAAGAGGGGAAAAATCCCCAGATCGCCATATATAATAACGGCAGGTTAGCGGCTCCCTTCAAACGGCATCGCTATCCATCCAACGCCGATGTTGCAAGAAAAATTTGTGATAATAAGATTTCTACAGAAAATTTCCTTAAGGCCAATAATATTATGACCACAAACTCAAAGGTGTTTAATGCATCTGAATTTTCAGAGGCCAGGAATTATGCATATGGCTCACAGAACGCCATAGTCATCAAACCATTGAACTTGAGCGGCGGGAAAGGCGTTTCCATCGATGTAAAGAAGGAAGACTTTGAATATGCTTGGAACTATGCAGTAAAAGCCCAACAAGACAGCGATATAGAAAATCCTAAAGTTATAATACAGGATATGGTCGACGGGTTTGAAATCAGGTTCACTGTGATAGAAGGACTTTTCTTTTCCGCAACACTGAGAATGCCTGCATATGTTGTCGGAGATGGAAAATCATCAGTAGACCGGCTCATCGACCAGAAGAACAAGATCAGGAAAAGGTCTGGGTATTTCAAGAAGATGCTGATAAGAAAAAACGAACACCTTGACCACCTATTATCTTCAAAAGGATTTGCCCTTGATAGTGTATTGGATGAGGGGGAGCCACTCCTGCTTCACAGGGTATCGAATACTCACTTTGGAGGAGAAACGTTCAATATCACCCATCTCGTAAGCAAAGAATTGAAAGAGCAGGCTGAAAATGCAATTGCGGCTATCCCTGGCCTCCATACTGCCGGACTTGATATGATGATCCGCTCGTTTGAGGACACTCAGGGTACAGTGATTGAAACGAACTTCAGACCAGCATTCCAATTTCTTTACTATCCGTATAAGGGGGCGCCCGTCGACCCTCTTAAATATCATTTCGAGATATTTTTCCTTGAAGATAGCATGAAACAAGGAGAACTCAACATTAATGATTTGACGCCAACTAATCAAAGACTCCTTAAGGCCAGATACTCTTTCCTCTACAAAAAACAGCAGTATATTACAAAGGCAATCCAAACGATGAACCTATTCTAA
- a CDS encoding nucleotide sugar dehydrogenase produces the protein MKLTTIGLGYIGLPTSIMFAKHGVNVLGVDIKQEAVDSLNNGQIHIEEPGLQEALEEVIEQGTFRASTKPEQADVYIVAVPTPNNDDEFKSCDISIVMSGVKSIVPLLKEGDTVIVESTIAPRTMDDNVAPYLEEQGFTIGEDVFLVHCPERVLPGKIMEELIYNNRIIGGITPACVEAGKKVYGTFVKGEMIETNAKAAEMSKLMENTYRDVNIALANELAKICNHLDINVHEVIKMANKHPRVNLHTPGPGVGGHCLAVDPYFIIAEAPEKSPLIQKAREINNSMPEYVVEYTKEILSKLGGDKVTVFGLTYKGDVDDIRESPAFDIYEMLRKDENLDVVAYDPHVKMDWVEKDVKKAVADSSLVLVLSDHSQFKEMTDDDFSTMKNAYIFDTKNIMKNEFSEVEYYNYGNIQKI, from the coding sequence ATGAAACTTACTACAATCGGCCTTGGATATATTGGTCTGCCGACATCCATCATGTTCGCAAAACATGGAGTGAATGTACTTGGTGTAGATATCAAGCAGGAAGCAGTGGACAGCTTGAATAATGGACAGATCCACATCGAAGAGCCTGGTCTGCAGGAGGCACTTGAAGAAGTGATTGAGCAGGGTACCTTCCGGGCATCAACGAAACCGGAACAAGCGGATGTCTACATCGTTGCTGTCCCGACACCGAACAATGATGATGAATTCAAGTCCTGTGACATCTCCATTGTCATGTCCGGTGTAAAGAGTATAGTACCGCTTCTTAAGGAAGGGGACACAGTAATTGTTGAATCCACTATTGCTCCAAGAACGATGGATGACAATGTCGCTCCGTATCTGGAGGAGCAGGGCTTCACCATCGGGGAGGATGTCTTCCTTGTGCACTGTCCAGAACGGGTTTTACCAGGTAAGATCATGGAGGAACTCATCTACAATAATCGCATCATCGGGGGTATAACACCAGCATGCGTGGAAGCTGGAAAGAAGGTTTACGGGACATTCGTCAAAGGTGAAATGATTGAAACTAATGCTAAGGCAGCAGAGATGTCAAAATTGATGGAGAACACATATCGTGATGTCAATATCGCACTGGCGAATGAACTGGCTAAGATATGCAACCACCTCGATATCAATGTACATGAAGTCATCAAAATGGCAAACAAGCACCCACGTGTAAACCTGCATACACCAGGACCAGGGGTAGGCGGGCACTGTCTGGCAGTAGATCCATACTTCATCATTGCCGAAGCGCCAGAAAAATCCCCATTGATTCAAAAGGCTCGGGAAATCAATAATTCCATGCCGGAATATGTGGTCGAATATACGAAGGAAATCCTTTCCAAACTCGGTGGCGACAAAGTTACAGTCTTCGGATTGACATACAAGGGCGATGTGGATGACATCCGTGAATCCCCAGCATTCGACATCTATGAAATGCTCAGGAAAGATGAGAATCTCGACGTGGTGGCGTATGATCCACACGTCAAAATGGACTGGGTTGAAAAAGACGTGAAGAAGGCAGTCGCCGACAGCTCATTGGTACTGGTACTGAGTGATCACAGCCAGTTCAAAGAAATGACGGACGATGATTTTTCCACGATGAAGAATGCATATATCTTCGACACCAAAAATATCATGAAAAATGAATTCTCAGAAGTAGAGTATTATAATTATGGGAATATCCAAAAAATATAA
- a CDS encoding glycosyltransferase family 4 protein encodes MNLLYLIHFNSPQGGLHENVYATAKYMKSQGDDVWVVLKEGQLQKRFNDIGIHTVSTDYNDLEKTVEDIEALGIEFDAVHMHPGPSRKVGIKYSQRHQVPAFATFHGMWYDSLKRYADGLNGIITVSEGVKTFLQTKIQTHKEKFYVFPNGYNDQVFKPRKKILGLGKKKLKVGLVTRLDQDKQFIIDIFRIGLQHIVDTFEQEVEFMIVGDGTLKGEVLEDFKEIIDKSPGGHKLNFLGWKEDKELNKAYNSCDIVVAPGRCVIEAMACGKPVIAVGSKRFIGLIDGESWQYGVYNNFGGYGRKFEDYTDGSIEKDLDFLAYEENRKQVGEFSQMIANEFYKEEDINQRLRMLYSMVILGRTT; translated from the coding sequence ATGAATTTACTCTACCTTATCCATTTCAACTCGCCTCAGGGGGGCCTGCATGAAAATGTATATGCCACTGCGAAATACATGAAGTCCCAAGGGGATGATGTATGGGTTGTTCTAAAGGAAGGGCAGCTCCAGAAAAGATTTAATGATATCGGGATACATACTGTTAGTACTGATTACAATGATCTGGAAAAAACGGTAGAAGATATTGAAGCACTGGGCATCGAGTTTGACGCTGTGCATATGCATCCTGGCCCGTCGAGAAAGGTCGGTATAAAATATAGTCAGCGGCATCAAGTTCCTGCATTCGCAACTTTCCACGGTATGTGGTACGACAGTTTGAAGAGATATGCGGATGGTTTGAATGGAATAATTACCGTATCAGAAGGTGTTAAGACATTCCTTCAGACTAAGATTCAGACGCATAAAGAGAAGTTTTACGTTTTTCCCAATGGGTACAATGATCAGGTCTTCAAGCCCAGAAAGAAAATCTTGGGTCTTGGGAAAAAGAAGTTAAAAGTAGGATTGGTGACAAGGCTCGATCAGGATAAACAATTCATTATAGACATCTTTAGAATTGGCCTACAGCATATAGTAGATACATTTGAGCAGGAAGTCGAATTCATGATTGTAGGAGACGGTACTCTAAAGGGTGAAGTACTGGAGGACTTCAAAGAAATCATTGATAAAAGCCCTGGCGGCCACAAGCTGAATTTCTTAGGATGGAAGGAAGACAAGGAGCTTAATAAAGCATATAATTCCTGTGATATTGTCGTGGCGCCCGGACGATGTGTGATAGAAGCGATGGCCTGTGGCAAGCCGGTAATTGCTGTAGGGAGTAAGCGGTTCATTGGTCTTATAGACGGGGAAAGTTGGCAGTATGGAGTATATAACAACTTCGGTGGCTACGGACGCAAGTTTGAAGACTATACAGATGGGTCGATAGAAAAAGATCTTGATTTTCTGGCTTATGAAGAGAATAGGAAGCAGGTTGGTGAATTCAGTCAGATGATTGCTAATGAATTCTATAAGGAAGAGGATATCAACCAAAGATTGAGGATGCTGTATTCTATGGTCATATTGGGCAGAACCACGTAG
- a CDS encoding glycosyltransferase has product MKKVTMFVWNHFTNDARVMREGLALSNNGYEVNLLAIENKNDRRAGKYEKVNKNFSVERVPMYPWLLEVYQKNRKQFIISVAGATMVIAPALFYISWLLLSSYFIGLLVLYTSVRSPSIRGNIIKLVRSMKMIGRGYFHNADIYHSNDLNTLTQGVICSKMRFNRKPLVYDSHEVQTDRTGYNPEIAMKVEKFLLKFVDQTLVENHTRATFHEKLYNYYPTPLYNYSDTYDINAVEGKDIHHLLEIPRDKKILLYQGGLQMGRGLEQLVEMMKSIEEGVLVFIGDGKLKPYLETRVNEESLQDKVKFIPKVYLKDLPSYTKSAYLGFQVLQNTSFNHYSASSNKLFEYMMAHVPVVGCDFPEIKRVIEEEDIGVSIDASQVGNITQAVQSLLENEEKRNELSRNCATAKHKYNWQSEQQKLLDIYEKL; this is encoded by the coding sequence ATGAAGAAAGTTACGATGTTTGTATGGAATCATTTTACTAACGATGCGCGTGTCATGCGTGAAGGCCTGGCACTGAGCAACAATGGTTATGAAGTGAATCTACTGGCGATTGAAAATAAGAATGATAGACGTGCCGGAAAGTATGAAAAAGTAAATAAAAATTTTTCTGTGGAAAGAGTGCCGATGTATCCATGGCTGCTCGAAGTCTATCAGAAGAATAGAAAGCAGTTCATCATCTCTGTAGCAGGAGCTACCATGGTCATTGCCCCGGCACTTTTCTATATATCTTGGTTGTTGCTCTCTTCCTACTTCATTGGCTTGTTGGTTTTGTATACTTCTGTTCGTTCCCCTTCCATAAGGGGGAATATAATCAAGCTGGTCAGGAGCATGAAAATGATAGGACGTGGTTACTTCCACAATGCAGACATCTATCATTCGAATGACTTGAATACACTTACTCAAGGTGTAATATGTTCAAAGATGAGATTCAATAGAAAACCACTTGTATACGATTCCCATGAAGTACAGACTGATCGTACAGGGTATAACCCTGAGATCGCCATGAAAGTTGAAAAGTTTCTCCTCAAGTTTGTTGATCAAACCCTTGTGGAAAATCATACTCGTGCAACATTCCATGAAAAATTGTACAATTACTATCCAACCCCTTTATATAATTATTCGGACACCTATGATATAAATGCAGTAGAAGGGAAAGATATCCACCATCTTCTCGAGATTCCTCGTGATAAAAAGATTCTTCTTTATCAAGGCGGACTGCAGATGGGACGCGGTCTAGAGCAGCTTGTTGAAATGATGAAATCCATCGAAGAAGGAGTTCTCGTATTCATTGGAGATGGTAAACTCAAACCGTATCTGGAAACCAGAGTGAATGAAGAGAGTCTGCAGGATAAAGTCAAGTTCATACCAAAAGTCTATCTTAAGGACCTGCCGTCCTATACCAAATCAGCCTACCTTGGTTTTCAAGTACTGCAGAATACGAGTTTCAACCATTATTCCGCCTCTTCAAATAAGTTGTTTGAGTATATGATGGCCCATGTTCCCGTAGTTGGCTGTGACTTTCCCGAGATCAAACGTGTGATTGAGGAAGAGGATATTGGGGTATCGATCGATGCAAGCCAGGTGGGGAATATTACGCAAGCTGTACAAAGCCTTTTGGAAAATGAAGAAAAAAGAAATGAATTAAGCAGAAATTGTGCAACCGCCAAGCACAAATACAACTGGCAGAGTGAACAGCAGAAACTTTTGGATATATACGAAAAACTATAG
- a CDS encoding acyltransferase family protein, which produces MHQNIELERKFRPEIEGLRIIAALLVAVYHIWLGRISGGVDVFFVISGFLITTSIISGYNRTGNFKFFPYITNLVKRLLPSVIVVLLMIILLSTFLLPRSIIDKTFKEFIASLLYYQNWQLAFSNTDYLDREQMSTPLEHFWAMSIQGQFYLVWFIVFTLVFIILKRKIEWNGKRLINTVLGFIFLASLSYSIYLTDINQPWAYFDVSTRVWEFSLGGLLAVNLSRISLPSLLGDIIGWLGLVGLFLTGIIFDVSTMFPGYIALWPMLCAVFILVSGNMETKFGVKNFLGNRWMRKAGGMAFGLYLWHWVLLSFYQYHNEGTPTLFAGAIIILLSFVLSWVVTVFVERPIRIMPTGVRPLGLIVVGVVMNFALLFSLYYYYSSGTSDIDGEYITEDYPGAVAIKEDLDLEAHEPIPSFSQVQDDLADVYEDELVQSRNGSSLKIGEYGVTENHDYTVALVGSSYSAHYLGALQQFSEEMDIKILTLLQVGSWFSADHEPGPKKEWNDNAMAYLDENKQKIDLVIASADIGSLKYPKPPEGMVEQLNKIGDDIGLPVMAIRGNRRFGFNIPEYLDQYGYEATKEKMLTLEPLSDTPPWDRVEYKSPKIHYVDYNEYFKVDGEYEPIIGNILIYFDGGHINNTYSQSLGPILKDDVIELLETN; this is translated from the coding sequence ATGCATCAGAATATTGAATTGGAAAGAAAGTTCCGACCAGAGATCGAGGGCTTGCGTATCATTGCTGCTTTACTGGTTGCTGTATACCATATATGGCTTGGGCGGATTTCTGGTGGCGTGGATGTATTTTTTGTAATTTCAGGTTTTCTGATTACCACATCCATCATTTCAGGCTACAACAGAACTGGAAACTTCAAATTCTTTCCTTACATAACCAATCTGGTGAAACGCTTACTTCCTTCAGTAATTGTCGTACTACTTATGATTATACTTCTCAGCACATTCTTATTGCCACGTTCAATTATTGATAAAACATTTAAAGAATTCATTGCTTCCCTTCTGTACTATCAAAACTGGCAACTTGCCTTTTCCAATACAGATTATCTTGACAGGGAACAAATGAGTACACCACTGGAACACTTCTGGGCGATGTCGATACAGGGTCAGTTCTATCTGGTCTGGTTTATTGTTTTCACACTTGTCTTTATTATACTGAAGCGTAAAATTGAATGGAATGGGAAGAGGTTGATTAATACTGTACTTGGTTTCATATTTTTAGCCTCTCTCAGCTATTCCATCTATCTGACTGACATCAATCAGCCATGGGCGTATTTCGATGTCAGCACTAGAGTATGGGAGTTTTCCCTGGGTGGTCTCCTTGCAGTAAATCTTTCTCGTATTTCCTTGCCAAGCCTGCTCGGTGACATCATTGGCTGGCTGGGTCTTGTTGGACTTTTTCTGACAGGTATCATATTCGATGTATCCACAATGTTTCCTGGCTATATTGCATTGTGGCCAATGTTATGTGCTGTCTTCATTTTAGTCTCAGGAAATATGGAGACAAAATTTGGAGTTAAAAATTTCCTTGGCAACAGATGGATGAGAAAAGCTGGTGGGATGGCATTTGGACTATATCTATGGCACTGGGTCCTTCTGTCTTTCTATCAGTATCATAACGAGGGAACGCCTACTCTGTTTGCAGGAGCCATTATCATACTCCTCTCCTTCGTCTTGTCTTGGGTTGTTACTGTCTTTGTAGAACGGCCAATACGAATCATGCCCACTGGGGTCAGGCCTCTCGGTCTCATCGTTGTGGGGGTGGTCATGAACTTTGCTCTGTTATTCAGTCTCTACTATTATTATAGCTCTGGTACTTCAGACATTGATGGTGAGTATATAACAGAAGATTATCCGGGTGCTGTAGCAATAAAGGAAGATCTAGACCTCGAAGCTCATGAGCCTATTCCATCTTTCTCCCAAGTTCAGGATGACCTTGCAGATGTATATGAAGATGAATTGGTTCAATCTCGGAATGGTTCCAGCCTGAAAATAGGAGAGTATGGAGTGACTGAAAACCATGATTACACCGTGGCTCTAGTAGGAAGCTCATATTCAGCACACTACTTGGGCGCACTCCAACAATTTTCTGAAGAAATGGATATAAAAATTCTCACGCTCCTACAAGTCGGCAGTTGGTTCTCCGCTGATCATGAGCCTGGGCCGAAAAAAGAGTGGAATGATAACGCTATGGCTTACTTGGATGAAAATAAGCAAAAAATTGACCTTGTCATTGCAAGTGCTGATATCGGCTCCCTCAAGTATCCGAAACCACCGGAGGGGATGGTGGAACAACTCAATAAAATCGGAGACGATATTGGCTTGCCAGTGATGGCAATACGAGGAAATCGCCGTTTCGGGTTCAATATACCAGAGTACCTTGATCAATATGGGTATGAAGCCACCAAGGAGAAAATGCTCACTCTAGAACCACTAAGTGATACACCTCCATGGGACCGGGTTGAGTACAAGTCTCCTAAAATTCATTATGTAGATTACAATGAATACTTCAAAGTAGATGGAGAATATGAACCTATAATAGGAAATATTCTTATCTACTTTGATGGAGGACACATCAACAACACTTATTCACAGTCATTGGGTCCTATTCTGAAAGACGATGTAATAGAGCTTCTTGAGACGAATTAA